The Magnetococcus marinus MC-1 genome contains the following window.
GCACCCCGTGCTGTTGACACACCTCAGCCCAGATCAGGGGCTCCAGCCAGTCTAGGCTGTCGAGCACCACCGTAGAAAAGTCATGCGGCTCAGTGATCAGCGCATCCAGTGCGCCGATGACATCCCCAAAACTTCTGGCCAAGGGAAAACTTGTGGTTTGGATCAAGCCAAGTCCATCCTCTGTAAGGATAAAGACTGGGTTGGGTGCACTGGCAGAAAGGGTGGTTTTGCCAACCCCTGCCACCCCATACCACACCATGCTTGGAGGTCGTGGTGCTTGCACCCGGTTAAGCGATTGGAGGGTTGTCGCCATTACATGGCCTCCTGATTAGAAATCATAAGCTTGAAAGTAGGCTTGCCAGCCTTGACGGTGCGTGCCCCTTCAAAAGCACTCCGGATCTGGGAGGGCCAAGCCTTGAACTTGGATTCCGGCACTTTGTAGTCAACATCCATATACTCGTTGGGGTCTTCACCGGCTTTGCTGATCCGGTCGAACAGATCCGAGAGTCGCTTTTGATCCCAATGCGGGCGCTTTGGAAGCTCTGCCGTTACCTGCACATCGCCGTCGATAAAGCGCACCGTGCCAAAGTCCTTACCAGCCTCTTTGCGCAGAAGATCAGCTTTATCTGCGTAACGACGTGAGATGACGCCTTCTAGAAACTCCTTGGTCAACTTGGCCGACTCCTCAGCTTTTGCCGCCTGTTGTTGCAGATTGGCCAACTGTTCAGGAGAGAGTTCTGCCAGTTCGCCTATGGGCATGCTGCGTAACTCACTCAAAGTGGGATTCATCTCTGTTTTCATGACTGTTTTCTCCTTCTTTTCTTCTTTGGATTCGTGCTTCCACCGTGGAAGCACCATGTGCTGTAAAAAGTGAACTTCAACTCTGTTCAGCGCCTGTTCTGGATCGAGCTCCACCACCTCGCAGATGAACCTGAAACTGCCAGGATGCCTCGATCGACTTCTAAACCACCTGCACAGATGGATGACATCCTGTCGAAACAGCTGCTCATTCCAGTACTTGGGGTTGTGCTCAACCTTCTTCAGAAGCCTCTTTGCGTCTCTAAGGGCCATGGCTAGTACGGCACGCCAGAGGTCAGTTTCACCTGACGGGATGGTTTGCTGATGGGTGATCGCGACAATGGTCATCATGCACTTGCGCCAAACGCCGAGCTGTGGCCTTGAACATTGACCGCACGGGACTGTATGAACTGCTCAACGTCCTGCAGGCGGTACATAATCTTGCGACCGATACGAACATATGAGAGAGGGTAGCGTTTGGAGACGCGCCAGTTGGAAAGTGTGGTCACCTCAATACCCAGCATCGAGGCAGCCTGTTTGGGTGAGATCAATTGAATGGGCTGGTTTTGGTTACAGGGTATGTACATTTGTATTCCTCCAGTGCTTGTTCATTGCTGTTGGAGAGAACCTTACACCACCTTTTCGTGAAAAGATAACGGACACTCGCGAGAGTCCGGTCTCTCACTTTTTTAGTGAGAGACCGCGAAATACACATACCTCTTCATATTGTTTTTATGCATATTTTTTAATACGCGCTTTCACAACTTCACGAAAAAGTTACAGTTCGCGGTCTTTCAAACGCCTTCTGAGAGACCGCAGAGAGGGTGAGAGACCGCGGACAAAAAACCACTTCTTTATATTTTCTAGTATTTACAAATTTGGACTATCTCAACTCGGCTTATTTTCGCGGACACACCCCAAAAATCTGAGAGACCGCGACAGGCACAAGACGCAAAAAAGCTCCTGGCAGTCTACCAGGAGCTTTCAATACAGCATCTTAGATCCTCTATACGCGCTTCAGATAGCAACCCCCTCAGGGGCAACATCGCTTAGCCAGCGCCTCAGTGTTCGATCCGAGTAACCGACCCCCTCACACGCCACGGCCTTCACACCATCATTTCGGTAGATCTCATGGGAAGGTTTCTGCGGGTTTTCACGCCAAATGTAGGCCGCCAAGGCACGGATGCGTTCTCTATGACGCGTTGATTGCCCATGCCGCCCAGAAAACGGATCCTTTGCCTCCTGAGGATGGCTTGGTAAAGAGGGCTCATCATTCACTTCCTGGGGAATGCCTTCTGATACCTGTTCCTGCATGTAAACCGCCTCAAAACGATGCACTGCAACACCAGAAAGCTTTATATCATCTCTGTTAACAGGAAAAGGGGTGTCTACCTCACACTCCATCCCTGGCACAGAGAAGTGCTTAATCCTGCGTGAATAACCATCATCTGTATCTGGCAGATAGGTCACTCCAGCCTCTCCATAGGACCAAATGATACCAATATCTCTGGGCAATAGAGGCAGCAAGCCAGATACAAAGCGTGTTTCTATGGGATATGAAAATCGTTCACCATTGGCACCCTCTTCCGAATCCATGATGTCCACATGGCAATAGGGCACCCAAAATGACAGTTCAAGGATCCCTTCCATACCATAGGAAAGCAGATCGTTTTCCGAACAGTCCCATCTTTCTACCACTTCCTTGATGGTATAATACTGTTTGGGAGGCAGAGCCATCCAGACCACCCGTCCTTTCTAATTTGTTTATTTTCCAATCGTACAGCCGATGGCCTTCAAGCTATCACCATCGATAAATAGTTGTCAAATACGTTTCACTTTGACTCATCCTCAAAACTCTGACACACTGCTGCTCATGGATACCTTAGGACACAGACTGAAAGATGCTCGGCTCGCGTTAGGCCTGTCCCAGAAAAAACTGGCGGATAAGGCAGGCGTGAGCCAGGGCCTCATTCATAAACTTGAGACCGGCTTCTATGAAGGCACCGGCCAGATTGTGCCTATTGCCGGGGCTCTTGATGTGCGCCCTGAGTGGCTTCACAGCGGCGAGCAACCCCGTCGTTGGGGCAACCCCCAATATAAAGATCTCAGGGAAAACAGTAGCCACTCAAGCGCAGATGGCAGCGCGCACTCAGGACACACCACATCCGAGGGGTATGCCCTCATCCCGATCTACTCCGTGCATGCCAGTGCAGGACTGGGCGAAGAGGTGATTCAGGAAGATGTACTGGACCACCTGGCGTTCCAAACCTCCTGGTTAAGCCAGAAGGGGCTTGATCCCTGTAAGCTGGGTGTTATCCAAGCCCAAGGAGATAGCATGTACCCCACCTTTGATGATGGGGATGTGCTTCTACTGGATATGGGACAGCGTGAGGTGGTAGATGGCAAGGTATTCGTCCTACGCTCTGAAGAGTATCTGTACGTCAAACGCCTTCAAATCCTACCAGGACGCATTCTGATCGTTAGTGACAACCCCAAATACCAATCCGTCCAGGTTACCCGTGAAGAGCGGGAACTTTGGAAGATTGTCGGCAGAGTCGTTTGGGTCGGGCGGGAAATCTGATTTTAAGAAACCTCATTCCACTTTGTTTCACCTCCACAACATCCCTTCTCATTCACCTCTCGCAGGTGTTTGTTTTCCGTTTTATTCCCGTGATAGCCTCAGCTTACGAACTCAATACTGGGGTATTCATATATGCGTACAGATTGCCACACATCTCACCCTGATAATTCGCTTCTATATGTTGCGGAGCTGCTGGCTGCTGGCATCATCCGACACTATCAAGCAACCCGAGCAGACATCAGAAACAGAGAGCGTTTTAGACTGGATAAGCAGGGCCAACAGAGCGTTCATGAAGAGAACAAAAACTCTGGGAAAGCAGGAGGCTGTTCATGAATGTATTGGCTGAAATCGTAGCCTTGCCCAAAAAGCCCACCAAAGAGCTCAATGCCATGTGGCGGAGCTACTTTAATACGGATCCTCCCCAGGCTGGCAAATCCTACCTGGTTCGCCGGTTGGCCTATCGGATCCAGGAGCTTGCGTATGGAAGCATTCCAGAAGCGACCAACCAATTGCTTGATACCCTGGCATCTGCGACGGCAGAACAAGCCACAAAAAACAGGTCTGACACCACTTCGCTCACTCCAGGCACGCGCCTTATACGGGAGTGGAAGGGCATGGAACATTTCGTCACGGTTCTAGACAGGGGGTTTGAGTATCAGGGGCGCAAATACCGCAGCCTTTCAGCCGTAGCCAAGGCCATTACCGGCACACACTGGAGTGGACCTGCCTTTTTCGGGATCAATGGAGGTAAATAACAATGACGGCAAAACATCAAAAAATACGCTGCGCCATCTACACTCGCAAATCTACGGAAGAGGGGCTAGATAAGGATTTTAATACGATGGAGAACCAGCGTGAAT
Protein-coding sequences here:
- a CDS encoding helix-turn-helix domain-containing protein, producing MYIPCNQNQPIQLISPKQAASMLGIEVTTLSNWRVSKRYPLSYVRIGRKIMYRLQDVEQFIQSRAVNVQGHSSAFGASA
- a CDS encoding XRE family transcriptional regulator, with protein sequence MDTLGHRLKDARLALGLSQKKLADKAGVSQGLIHKLETGFYEGTGQIVPIAGALDVRPEWLHSGEQPRRWGNPQYKDLRENSSHSSADGSAHSGHTTSEGYALIPIYSVHASAGLGEEVIQEDVLDHLAFQTSWLSQKGLDPCKLGVIQAQGDSMYPTFDDGDVLLLDMGQREVVDGKVFVLRSEEYLYVKRLQILPGRILIVSDNPKYQSVQVTREERELWKIVGRVVWVGREI
- a CDS encoding DUF2924 domain-containing protein, whose product is MNVLAEIVALPKKPTKELNAMWRSYFNTDPPQAGKSYLVRRLAYRIQELAYGSIPEATNQLLDTLASATAEQATKNRSDTTSLTPGTRLIREWKGMEHFVTVLDRGFEYQGRKYRSLSAVAKAITGTHWSGPAFFGINGGK